In the genome of Alkalibaculum bacchi, the window GAGGCGGTTTAAGTGATATGCTTGATGGATTTATTGCTAGAAATTTGAAACTGCAATCGAACTTTGGAGCTAAACTGGATAGCATTGCAGATTTGATTTTTGCAATGGCTATTTTTATTGTAATCACAATCAATATAAATTTACCTATATGGATATGGGTATGCGTAATTCTGGTGGCAGTAATAAGGATTGTAAGTTATTGTATTGGTTTCTATAAATATCATACCTTTTCTTCCTTACATACATACTTAAATAAAATAACAGGGGCATTAATATTTATGTTTCCGCTTCTTTATGTCATTTTTTCAATAGAGTTCATTGGAGCTATTATATGTGTAGTCGCATTCGTGTCATCATTTGAAGAATTATTGCTGACGGTGAAATCCAAAGAATTAAACCGAGATATCAAAGGCGTTTTCTGCCTCTAATCTGTTTTTGTAGAGCAAATTAGCATTTTAGGGTGGAGTTAAAAAGGTGGACTTCCCATTTGTTGGTGGACATGAAATAATTGGTACAATTGTTGCGCTAGGTGACAAAATAGATAAGCGTATCTGGAAAATTGGCGATAAAGTAGCTATTGGAGCAAATCTGTCTTGTAAGAGCTGTTATCAATGTAAAAGTGGGAACGAGCAAAACTGTGAATACTTTAACCACACTCAGGATATTGATGGCATACTCTATAAGGGGATGGGTGGGTTCGAGTCTCACATTGTTGCCCATCCTAATATTATGTTTAAATACAATCAAATCACTCCAGAAGAAGCAACCTTAACGGAGCCACTTTCTTGTGTTACCATAGTGTGGATACGGCAGGTATCAAATTAGGAGAAATGGTTTTGGTAATTGGTTGCGGTACAATGGGATTATTGCACACAATGCTTTCTGTTAAAAAGGGGGCTTCTGTAATTGTTTCTGATATGAATGAGGAGAGACTTAAATTAGCGCAAAAGCTAGGTGCTAAATATATTATAAATCCTTCTAAAGAAGATTTAGAACAACGTATAATGGAAATCACTGATGGTAAAAAAGTACAAGTGATTTTTGATACAACCCCTGTTGCAGAAGTGGTAGAAGATGCGTGCAAAGTCTTAAGCAATAATGGAAGGCTCGTTCTCTATAGTTCATTTTATCCTGATAAGCCTGTTACATTTAGCCCAGACTGGATACATAAAAGTGGAGTAAAAATCATGGGAACTGCTAATTCTAATACACAAGACTTTGTAAAGGCAACATCTATGCTTTCTGAAGGCATAATCAATATAAAAGATTTAATAAGCGAAGTGTATCCAGTAGACCAAGCTAAACAAGCATTGGAATCTGCAGCAAAAGGAGATAAATTCCGCGTTATAATAACATTCTAAAAAGAGAGAAATTGTATGGAAGATGAAAAAAGACGACCTCTGTATTTTCAAGTAAAGGAAAAAATATTAAAAGAGCTAGAACACTCACCATATTATTCGCCTTTACCTGGAGAAAGAGAATTATGTGAAACCTATAATGTTAGTAGACCAACAGTGCGTAAAGCGTTAAAAGAACTAGAAGACGACAATATGATAGTTACTCTACGTGGAAAGGGTTCAT includes:
- a CDS encoding CDP-alcohol phosphatidyltransferase family protein; translation: MITFLRIVFAVVMVLMKPFSPIFWLCYLGGGLSDMLDGFIARNLKLQSNFGAKLDSIADLIFAMAIFIVITININLPIWIWVCVILVAVIRIVSYCIGFYKYHTFSSLHTYLNKITGALIFMFPLLYVIFSIEFIGAIICVVAFVSSFEELLLTVKSKELNRDIKGVFCL
- a CDS encoding alcohol dehydrogenase catalytic domain-containing protein translates to MDFPFVGGHEIIGTIVALGDKIDKRIWKIGDKVAIGANLSCKSCYQCKSGNEQNCEYFNHTQDIDGILYKGMGGFESHIVAHPNIMFKYNQITPEEATLTEPLSCVTIVWIRQVSN
- a CDS encoding zinc-dependent alcohol dehydrogenase gives rise to the protein MCYHSVDTAGIKLGEMVLVIGCGTMGLLHTMLSVKKGASVIVSDMNEERLKLAQKLGAKYIINPSKEDLEQRIMEITDGKKVQVIFDTTPVAEVVEDACKVLSNNGRLVLYSSFYPDKPVTFSPDWIHKSGVKIMGTANSNTQDFVKATSMLSEGIINIKDLISEVYPVDQAKQALESAAKGDKFRVIITF